One genomic window of Treponema primitia ZAS-1 includes the following:
- a CDS encoding ABC transporter ATP-binding protein — translation MALLEVNDISLSFGGLKAVDGVSFFVDPGEIVCLIGPNGAGKTTIFNILTGIYKIEKGSILFENSPIQNIIPQDIVKAGIARTFQNIRLFKKMRVVENVLVGCHQKVDYNFFDAMFKTPRYEREERTNHLRAVHLLKDVGLLNRLHDYAANLPYGEQRKLEIARALATGARLILLDEPAAGMNPQESEELLRFVLSLRDKGYTILMIEHDMNVVMNISDRIYVLDYGKVISQGLPSQVANDPKVIEAYLGSVPNAQNK, via the coding sequence ATGGCGCTATTGGAAGTTAACGATATTAGTTTAAGTTTCGGTGGACTCAAAGCGGTGGACGGCGTTAGTTTTTTTGTTGATCCGGGAGAAATCGTATGCCTTATCGGCCCGAATGGCGCCGGAAAAACTACCATATTTAATATTCTTACGGGGATCTATAAAATTGAAAAGGGATCAATCCTATTTGAAAATTCTCCTATTCAAAATATAATACCCCAAGATATTGTAAAAGCCGGCATCGCCCGGACCTTTCAGAACATCCGGCTTTTTAAAAAAATGCGGGTGGTGGAAAATGTACTGGTAGGCTGTCACCAGAAAGTGGATTATAATTTCTTTGACGCCATGTTTAAGACTCCCCGCTATGAAAGAGAGGAGAGAACCAATCATCTCAGGGCGGTACATCTTCTTAAGGATGTGGGTCTCCTGAACCGCCTACACGACTATGCGGCCAACCTTCCCTACGGCGAACAGCGGAAACTGGAGATAGCCCGGGCTTTGGCTACCGGGGCACGGCTTATCCTGCTGGATGAACCCGCGGCGGGGATGAATCCCCAGGAATCGGAAGAACTGCTGCGTTTCGTTCTTAGTCTGCGGGATAAGGGGTATACGATTCTTATGATAGAACATGATATGAATGTGGTGATGAATATATCCGACAGGATTTATGTGCTTGATTACGGTAAAGTCATCTCCCAAGGACTGCCGTCTCAGGTGGCCAATGATCCCAAGGTCATTGAGGCCTATTTAGGGAGTGTTCCGAATGCTCAGAATAAGTAA